One Spinacia oleracea cultivar Varoflay chromosome 4, BTI_SOV_V1, whole genome shotgun sequence DNA segment encodes these proteins:
- the LOC110798074 gene encoding uncharacterized protein, with translation MRPFAQHLTNPLTSHAPGASAPQQAVGSASNMLPNLMQIQSQMGFTNFNPSMGNAQMPPGFMNVPNFNALQNGHPGGGSIMGSVQHNSGFSPNNFGQNLNVLGFPINGQLSNLGQGNQTPQLFGHNPLSNGQFGWQNQLQNMNQLGNMPMLNPSQVNALTQLLGCANQVAQAMNSQNAAFLGNPQLGFGQPNGGLQQGGFSQQLPVAPQQLQNVSVLPSNPAASSHPQCQPSNLQSNHGQKQGMQFPNSSHHQNKNFVNHKREASNWRVQKSQDRQMHNPKGKQKFSNINEGKGITNDDPDNSANQPQGGKRRSLAMLYTEKEIQQWREERKKNFPSKGNVEKKQAQKQANTDAADEDAKLRRQQLKDVLAKQVELGFEVPEIPSHYLSDTEQQAHGRDKSRRPLNKGRFPNNGRSQNRFSRGGKFDNKDRFSTKRDTEYDGSFRKHERFTKRQRTEDDNAPKTPLIVKEPTLLQKLLSTDIKKDQSRLLQAFRFIVINSFFKDWPEKPLDFPKVIVKEIGVESDVIQEKSSIKAELSNDEEGDTSAVKDGENDDPQEEGEITD, from the exons atgCGCCCTTTCGCTCAGCATCTCACTAACCCGCTTACTTCTCATGCTCCTGGAGCTTCTGCTCCACAACAG GCTGTTGGAAGTGCGAGTAATATGTTGCCTAATCTAATGCAAATTCAATCGCAAATgggttttactaattttaaccCAAGTATGGGTAATGCTCAAATGCCCCCTGGTTTTATGAATGTTCCCAATTTCAATGCTTTGCAAAACGGTCATCCGGGTGGCGGCTCAATTATGGGTTCAGTTCAACATAATTCTGGGTTTTCTCCAAATAATTTTGGGcagaatttgaatgttttgggTTTTCCAATTAACGGGCAATTGAGTAATTTGGGTCAAGGAAATCAAACTCCTCAGTTATTTGGGCATAATCCCTTAAGTAATGGCCAGTTTGGCTGGCAGAACCAATTGCAAAATATGAATCAACTTGGGAATATGCCAATGTTGAATCCCTCTCAAGTTAATGCCTTGACTCAGTTATTGGGTTGTGCTAACCAAGTTGCCCAGGCAATGAATTCGCAAAACGCCGCATTTCTTGGGAACCCACAGCTTGGTTTTGGCCAACCTAATGGTGGTCTACAGCAGGGTGGCTTCAGTCAACAGCTGCCTGTAGCTCCTCAGCAGCTGCAGAATGTTTCTGTTCTGCCTTCAAATCCCGCTGCTTCGTCTCATCCTCAATGCCAGCCCTCAAATTTGCAG AGTAATCATGGTCAAAAACAAGGAATGCAGTTTCCAAACTCCAGCCACCATCAAAATAAGAATTTTGTGAATCATAAAAGAGAAGCATCTAACTGGAG AGTTCAAAAGTCTCAAGATCGTCAGATGCATAATCCAAAAGGGAAACAGAAGTTTTCTAACATCAACGAAGGAAAAG GCATTACAAATGATGATCCTGATAATTCTGCAAACCAACCGCAAGGTGGAAAACGAAG gtCACTCGCTATGCTCTACACTGAGAAAGAAATTCAGCAGTGGCGTGAAGAACGCAAGAAAAATTTTCCATCTAAAGGCAATGTGGAAAAG AAGCAGGCACAAAAGCAAGCAAACACTGATGCTGCAGATGAAGATGCCAAGTTACGACGTCAG CAATTAAAGGATGTACTGGCGAAGCAAGTTGAGTTGGGTTTTGAAGTTCCGGAAATCCCATCCCACTATCTGTCAGATACAGAGCAACAGGCTCATGGGAGGGACAAATCTAGAAGGCCATTGAACAAGGGGCGCTTCCCAAATAATGGGCGATCCCAGAATAGGTTCAGTAGAGGTGGAAAGTTTGACAACAAAGATAGGTTTTCTACGAAAAGGGACACAGAATATGATGGTTCATTCAGGAAACATGAACGATTCACAAAAAGACAAAGGACGGAGGACGATAATGCACCAAAGACCCCTTTGATAGTTAAGGAACCAACACTTCTGCAAAAGCTTTTGAGTACCGATATAAAGAAAGACCAGAGCCGTCTATTGCAGGCTTTTCGTTTTATAGTCATCAACTCTTTCTTCAAGGATTGGCCCGAGAAACCTCTTGATTTCCCTAAAGTTATTGTTAAGGAAATTGGAGTTGAGAGCGATGTAATTCAAGAGAAGTCTTCCATTAAGGCAGAACTCAGCAACGACGAGGAAGGAGATACTTCAGCTGTGAAAGATGGTGAAAATGACGACCCTCAAGAAGAGGGAGAAATCACTGACTAG